In Candidatus Limnocylindrales bacterium, a single window of DNA contains:
- a CDS encoding argininosuccinate synthase — MSTSTSPKKIALAYSGGLDTSVILKWLIEQYQCEVVAYIADVGQDEDLEAARQKAFKTGAVEAYVEDLREEFVRDFVFPMLRAGAVYEGTYLLGTSIARPVIAKRHIEVARRTGADAVSHGATGKGNDQVRFELTYASLAPDLKVIAPWRIWDLNSRAKLFDFAEKHGIPLPITRDKGYSMDRNVLHISFEGIELEDPWQQPREDMFVLSVSPEQAPDKAEYVEIEYRSGDPVALDGKAMGPFELLAALNKIAGRNGVGRADIVENRYVGMKSRGVYETPGGTVLTIAHRALESLTMDREVMHLRDSLIPRYAEMVYYGFWFAPEREMLQAAVDESQKSVNGTVRMKLYKGSATVAGRKSEQSLYVPALATFEEDEVYTQADATGFIRLAGLRLKVRNMVQSRRGK; from the coding sequence GTGAGCACCTCGACATCCCCGAAGAAGATCGCGCTCGCCTACAGCGGCGGGCTCGACACCTCCGTCATCCTCAAGTGGCTGATCGAGCAGTACCAGTGCGAGGTCGTGGCCTACATCGCCGACGTCGGGCAGGACGAGGACCTGGAGGCCGCCAGGCAGAAGGCGTTCAAGACGGGCGCGGTCGAAGCGTACGTCGAAGACCTGCGCGAAGAGTTCGTGCGCGACTTCGTCTTCCCGATGCTCCGCGCGGGTGCAGTCTACGAGGGCACCTACCTGCTCGGCACCTCGATCGCGCGGCCGGTCATTGCCAAGCGGCACATCGAGGTGGCGCGGCGCACCGGCGCCGATGCCGTCAGCCACGGCGCCACCGGCAAGGGCAACGATCAGGTGCGCTTCGAGCTGACGTACGCGTCGCTGGCGCCCGACCTCAAGGTGATTGCGCCGTGGCGGATCTGGGACCTGAATTCGCGCGCCAAGCTTTTCGACTTCGCGGAGAAGCACGGCATTCCGCTGCCGATCACGCGCGACAAGGGCTACAGCATGGACCGCAACGTGCTGCACATCAGCTTCGAGGGCATCGAGCTGGAGGATCCCTGGCAGCAGCCGCGCGAAGACATGTTCGTGCTGTCGGTGTCGCCCGAGCAGGCGCCCGACAAGGCCGAGTACGTCGAGATCGAGTATCGGAGCGGCGACCCGGTGGCACTGGACGGCAAGGCGATGGGCCCGTTCGAGCTGCTGGCGGCGCTCAACAAGATCGCGGGCAGAAATGGTGTCGGGCGCGCCGACATCGTCGAGAACCGATACGTCGGGATGAAGTCACGCGGCGTCTACGAGACGCCGGGCGGAACGGTGCTGACCATCGCCCACCGGGCGCTGGAGTCGCTGACGATGGATCGGGAAGTCATGCATCTTCGCGACTCGCTGATCCCCCGCTACGCCGAGATGGTCTACTACGGCTTCTGGTTCGCGCCCGAGCGCGAGATGCTGCAGGCGGCAGTCGATGAGTCGCAAAAGTCGGTGAACGGGACGGTGCGCATGAAGCTCTACAAGGGCAGTGCCACGGTGGCCGGGCGCAAGTCCGAACAGTCGCTGTACGTGCCGGCGCTGGCGACGTTCGAGGAGGACGAGGTGTACACGCAGGCGGATGCCACCGGCTTCATCCGCCTCGCCGGCCTGCGGCTGAAGGTGCGCAACATGGTGCAGTCGCGGCGCGGGAAGTAG
- a CDS encoding DUF4112 domain-containing protein, giving the protein MPRTTASAGSKVPAWAERLVLFLDDGFVLPGTSFRVGFDAVLGLIPGIGDLITTSTSLSLLYLAHERGVPKPVIARMVLNVAVDAAVGAIPVLGDVFDVVFKANRRNLTLLQRYDVAPRQATVRDSIFLITAAMVMLAVLMIPMVLAVLLVRALLA; this is encoded by the coding sequence ATGCCTCGCACGACCGCCAGCGCCGGCTCGAAGGTTCCAGCCTGGGCCGAGCGGCTGGTCCTCTTTCTCGACGACGGCTTCGTCCTGCCCGGCACGTCGTTCCGCGTCGGCTTCGATGCCGTGCTCGGCCTCATCCCCGGCATCGGCGACCTCATCACGACGAGCACCAGCCTCTCCCTTCTGTATCTGGCTCACGAGCGCGGCGTGCCCAAGCCCGTCATTGCCAGGATGGTCCTCAACGTCGCGGTCGACGCGGCCGTCGGCGCCATCCCCGTTCTCGGCGACGTCTTCGACGTCGTCTTCAAGGCCAATCGCCGCAACCTGACCCTGCTGCAGCGCTACGATGTCGCGCCCCGCCAGGCCACGGTCCGAGACAGCATCTTCCTGATCACGGCTGCGATGGTCATGCTTGCCGTCCTCATGATCCCGATGGTTCTGGCCGTGCTGCTGGTACGCGCTCTGCTCGCCTGA
- a CDS encoding ABC transporter ATP-binding protein, with protein MRTKIEVSGITKGFVTDKGPLPVVDDVSFTVGDGELVAIVGPSGCGKSTLLNIVAGFVRPDRGSVRIDGVEHTRPSPDGIVISQHGSVFPWLTVRRNLMFGLNGHAHGDKAGLADHYAGIVGLKGFENSYPHELSGGMLKRAELARALVVKPEILYMDEPFSALDALMNLRMRGELLRILEEERHTVLLITHDVEEAIHMADRVLVLSERPTRIQSSFDVPFPHPRKLTSPQVQDLRIAVLRELGVDRS; from the coding sequence ATGCGCACCAAGATTGAAGTCAGCGGCATAACCAAGGGCTTCGTCACGGACAAGGGGCCGCTGCCGGTCGTCGACGACGTCAGCTTCACGGTGGGCGACGGGGAGCTGGTGGCGATCGTCGGTCCTTCGGGGTGCGGCAAATCGACGCTGCTCAACATCGTCGCCGGCTTCGTGCGGCCCGACCGCGGAAGCGTGCGCATCGACGGCGTCGAGCACACTCGTCCGAGCCCGGATGGCATCGTGATCTCGCAGCACGGATCGGTGTTCCCGTGGCTGACCGTCCGCAGGAACCTGATGTTCGGCCTCAACGGTCACGCCCACGGCGACAAGGCCGGCCTGGCCGACCACTATGCCGGCATCGTCGGCCTCAAGGGCTTCGAGAACAGCTACCCGCACGAGCTGTCGGGAGGAATGCTCAAGCGCGCCGAGCTGGCGCGTGCGCTCGTCGTCAAGCCCGAGATCCTTTACATGGACGAACCGTTCTCGGCACTCGATGCGCTGATGAACCTTCGCATGCGCGGCGAGCTGCTGCGTATCCTCGAGGAGGAGCGGCACACGGTGCTGCTGATCACGCACGACGTCGAGGAGGCGATCCACATGGCCGATCGCGTGCTGGTGCTTTCGGAGCGCCCGACGCGCATCCAGTCGAGCTTCGACGTCCCTTTCCCGCACCCTCGCAAGCTGACCAGCCCGCAGGTCCAGGACCTTCGCATCGCGGTGCTGCGCGAGCTCGGCGTCGATCGTTCCTGA
- a CDS encoding ABC transporter permease, with translation MNGLGKYLPSLAVLAMLLAVWWLTVTASGSVIFPTPWQVVTGTLELVADGTLFEHIGASLFRVGAGFLLAVCVALPLGLWMGWVRGAFRTLNPLFQILRPISPIAWIPIAILWFGVGNASPIFLIFISSVFPMVVQTTAGVHTIEKRYLQAAQNFGVSRYTLFTQVIIPAVLPQIIVGMRIGLGVAWLVVVAAEMIALRSGLGYLIIDSRNAGNRYDLVIAGMIIIGLIGLLLDGIMRLLEGLKWVKWRYAHQD, from the coding sequence ATGAACGGTCTCGGCAAGTACCTTCCGTCGCTGGCGGTGCTGGCGATGCTCCTGGCGGTGTGGTGGCTGACCGTGACCGCCAGCGGCAGCGTCATCTTCCCGACGCCGTGGCAGGTGGTGACGGGAACGCTCGAGCTGGTCGCCGACGGCACGCTGTTCGAGCACATCGGCGCTTCGCTGTTCCGCGTCGGCGCAGGATTCCTGCTGGCGGTTTGCGTGGCGCTGCCGCTGGGGCTGTGGATGGGATGGGTGCGAGGCGCCTTTCGGACCCTGAACCCGCTCTTCCAGATCCTGCGGCCGATCTCGCCGATTGCCTGGATTCCTATCGCGATCCTGTGGTTCGGCGTCGGCAACGCCTCGCCCATCTTCCTGATCTTCATCTCGTCGGTCTTCCCGATGGTCGTGCAGACCACCGCCGGCGTGCACACGATCGAGAAGCGCTATCTGCAGGCTGCCCAGAACTTCGGCGTCTCGCGCTACACGCTGTTCACGCAGGTGATCATCCCGGCCGTGCTGCCGCAGATCATCGTGGGCATGCGCATCGGCCTGGGCGTGGCGTGGCTGGTGGTGGTGGCGGCCGAGATGATCGCGCTGCGGTCGGGGCTGGGCTATCTCATCATCGATTCACGCAACGCCGGGAACCGTTACGACCTGGTCATCGCCGGCATGATCATCATCGGTCTGATCGGGCTGTTGCTCGACGGGATCATGCGGCTGCTCGAAGGGCTGAAGTGGGTCAAGTGGCGCTATGCGCACCAAGATTGA
- a CDS encoding SCO family protein, with the protein MRAGTVFPLVLAAALSLAPLAVAGRVEGAPALEAGTSDEQTPPLEAGGPGEEPLPLKAGTFSPARMAPDFRLRGSDGQELTLERFRGKVVVIFFGFTNCPAVCPTTLSTLARARKQLGADAEQVQIVYVTVDPERDTEARMREYLGGFDATFVGGTGSEDQLAAVRRDFGISATRENVGASYMYSHSASTHLIDPAGRLVALMPYGQSAEDYVHDLRILLRK; encoded by the coding sequence ATGCGAGCCGGGACGGTCTTTCCGCTCGTCCTTGCGGCGGCGCTGTCGCTTGCGCCGCTGGCGGTTGCCGGGCGCGTCGAGGGAGCGCCGGCGCTGGAGGCCGGCACGTCCGATGAGCAAACGCCGCCGCTCGAGGCAGGCGGGCCCGGTGAGGAACCGCTTCCGCTCAAGGCCGGTACGTTCAGCCCCGCGCGCATGGCGCCCGATTTCCGATTGCGCGGCTCGGACGGGCAGGAGCTGACGCTCGAGCGCTTTCGCGGCAAGGTCGTCGTGATCTTCTTCGGCTTCACCAATTGCCCGGCGGTCTGCCCGACCACGCTGTCGACGCTGGCCCGGGCGCGCAAGCAGCTGGGCGCGGATGCCGAGCAGGTGCAGATCGTGTACGTCACCGTGGATCCGGAACGCGACACCGAAGCGCGCATGCGCGAGTACCTCGGCGGCTTCGATGCGACGTTCGTCGGCGGCACCGGCAGCGAGGACCAGCTGGCGGCCGTGCGGCGCGATTTCGGCATCTCGGCCACGCGCGAGAACGTCGGTGCCAGCTATATGTACAGTCACTCGGCGTCCACGCACCTGATCGACCCCGCAGGCAGGCTGGTCGCGCTGATGCCGTACGGGCAGAGCGCCGAGGACTACGTGCACGACCTGCGCATCCTGCTGCGGAAGTGA
- a CDS encoding ABC transporter substrate-binding protein: protein MLTRRQVLKIGLAAAALPWTAASCTNEQADGPLQVGGLPVTCNLTLPVACAAKAAANRGAAPGAARFEYEYSKYSGWPEIKESLMAGRIQAGYMLAPLVMDLADRKIPVKIVSLGHRSGAVIMVRTDSPYHTFRGLAGRRIAIPSRFAVDFLFLRKMLAEENMTVDQIEIVEMAPPDMPAALYANAVDAYCTGEPFGAAAQRAGYARPIRMTRDEWPKYICCVLTVREELIAADRPLVQDLVNHVLGAGVWLDQQQANRDKAAEIAAGRDFFNQDPNIIKFVMENPTDRVTYGDLRMIRSEFEELMQLSVEAGTLAHPVPYETYMDESFARNAQPIAIRI from the coding sequence ATGCTGACGCGCAGGCAAGTGCTCAAGATCGGCCTGGCGGCCGCGGCGCTGCCGTGGACTGCGGCCTCTTGCACCAACGAGCAGGCCGATGGGCCGCTGCAGGTCGGCGGGCTGCCGGTGACGTGCAATCTGACGCTGCCGGTGGCGTGCGCAGCCAAAGCGGCCGCCAACCGCGGCGCGGCGCCGGGCGCGGCGCGATTCGAGTACGAGTACAGCAAGTACAGCGGCTGGCCCGAGATCAAGGAATCGCTGATGGCCGGCCGCATCCAGGCCGGCTACATGCTGGCGCCGCTCGTCATGGACCTTGCCGACAGGAAGATTCCCGTGAAGATCGTCTCGCTCGGCCACCGCTCGGGCGCCGTCATCATGGTGCGGACGGATTCGCCGTATCACACGTTCCGCGGCCTGGCAGGCAGGCGCATCGCCATTCCGAGCCGATTCGCCGTCGACTTTCTTTTCCTGCGCAAGATGCTGGCGGAAGAGAACATGACGGTCGACCAGATCGAGATCGTCGAGATGGCGCCGCCCGACATGCCGGCGGCGCTGTATGCGAACGCCGTCGACGCCTATTGCACCGGCGAGCCTTTCGGGGCCGCCGCGCAGCGCGCCGGTTATGCCAGGCCCATCCGCATGACGCGGGATGAGTGGCCGAAATACATCTGCTGCGTCCTCACCGTGCGCGAGGAGCTGATCGCCGCCGACCGTCCGCTCGTGCAGGACCTCGTCAACCACGTGCTGGGAGCCGGCGTGTGGCTGGACCAGCAGCAGGCCAACCGGGACAAGGCGGCCGAAATTGCTGCCGGGCGCGACTTCTTCAATCAGGATCCCAACATCATCAAGTTCGTGATGGAGAACCCGACCGACCGCGTCACTTACGGCGACCTGCGAATGATCCGATCCGAGTTCGAGGAGCTGATGCAGCTGTCGGTGGAGGCCGGCACGCTCGCGCACCCGGTGCCGTACGAGACCTACATGGACGAGAGTTTCGCCAGGAATGCGCAGCCGATTGCGATCCGGATCTGA
- a CDS encoding DMT family transporter, which produces MRFATTDRSGHARSMVQEERRREVLGMAALGATVLMWGMSAVAIKAVSTGGLATATYRLWLAIPALWLTMLAPSMRRRLDAQWLRASIIGGALFSIHQILYFVSLKLTSVANVTIIGALQPALVLLLARRMFGEPASRAAVSWSGVAFVGTAMVVMGSPHATRSSLVGDAMAFVNLFAFTAYFLASKRFRQSVRAWDYVVGMTTVSGFVIAAITIATRQELGSPAPWEWLVLAFIAIFPGTLGHVLTNWAHAHVPAFVASMILLAVPVIAAAGAWLLVGESIGAMQIAGGAIVLGSITRIVRTDRRARTEVLVEGAAFTESP; this is translated from the coding sequence GTGCGATTTGCTACCACCGATCGCTCGGGTCATGCGCGCTCGATGGTGCAGGAAGAGCGGCGCCGCGAAGTGCTCGGCATGGCGGCGCTCGGCGCCACGGTGCTGATGTGGGGAATGAGCGCGGTGGCGATCAAGGCCGTGTCCACCGGCGGTCTGGCTACCGCGACGTACCGGCTGTGGCTGGCGATTCCGGCGCTGTGGCTGACGATGCTCGCGCCGAGCATGCGGCGGCGGCTGGACGCGCAGTGGCTGCGCGCGTCCATCATCGGCGGCGCGCTGTTCAGCATCCACCAGATCCTTTATTTCGTCAGTCTCAAGCTCACCAGCGTTGCCAACGTCACCATCATCGGCGCGCTGCAGCCGGCGCTGGTCCTGCTGCTGGCGCGGCGCATGTTCGGGGAGCCGGCGAGCCGCGCGGCGGTGTCGTGGTCGGGCGTGGCTTTCGTCGGAACGGCCATGGTGGTGATGGGATCGCCGCACGCGACGCGCTCGAGCCTCGTCGGCGATGCGATGGCCTTCGTCAACCTTTTCGCGTTCACTGCGTATTTCCTGGCATCCAAGCGCTTCCGCCAGAGCGTGCGCGCCTGGGACTACGTCGTCGGAATGACGACCGTCTCCGGCTTCGTCATCGCCGCCATCACGATCGCGACGCGGCAGGAGCTGGGCTCACCGGCGCCCTGGGAATGGCTGGTGCTCGCGTTCATCGCCATCTTCCCCGGCACGCTCGGGCACGTGCTGACCAACTGGGCGCACGCGCACGTTCCGGCCTTCGTCGCCTCGATGATCCTGCTTGCGGTGCCTGTGATCGCTGCCGCCGGCGCCTGGCTGCTGGTGGGCGAGAGCATCGGGGCGATGCAGATTGCGGGCGGCGCCATCGTGCTCGGGTCGATCACCCGCATCGTGCGCACCGACCGCCGCGCACGCACCGAAGTGCTGGTCGAAGGCGCCGCCTTCACCGAGTCGCCCTGA
- a CDS encoding phospholipase D-like domain-containing protein, translating into MLETLATIVGTLVVVFVAINLSRPEKKIQRRMEPLFGTEDEQLEREMGALLGPAILAGNRIEALQNGDEIFPAMLSAIADARRTITLETYIYWSGEIGRRFAEALTERARAGVRVHVMLDWLGSARIDKELLDMMSGAGVEVERYHPLRWYNLGRLNNRTHRKVMLVDGAVGFTGGVGIADQWTGHAQDAEHWRDIHFRVRGPVVAQMQAAFLDNWIKSTGRVLHGIDYFPPLREEGTLKAHLFMSSPAGGSESMRLMYLTAITAARRSIDIASAYFVPDQLMSEELLRARERGVRIRIILPDRHIDAVTVGIASKRAWGPLLEGGVEIHEYEPTMFHCKMLIFDRRVVSAGSTNFDMRSFELNDEASLNVYDSVFAEEMTAVFERDLARTRKYTYRMWKQRPLRQKLSEIVIAPIRSQL; encoded by the coding sequence ATGCTCGAGACGCTGGCCACCATTGTCGGAACGCTGGTGGTCGTCTTCGTCGCCATCAATCTGTCGCGGCCCGAAAAGAAGATTCAGCGGCGCATGGAGCCGCTCTTTGGCACCGAGGACGAACAGCTCGAGCGCGAGATGGGTGCCCTGCTGGGGCCGGCCATTCTGGCCGGCAACCGCATCGAGGCGCTGCAGAACGGCGACGAGATCTTTCCCGCAATGCTGTCGGCCATCGCGGATGCGCGGCGCACGATCACCTTGGAGACCTACATCTACTGGTCGGGCGAGATCGGCCGGCGCTTCGCCGAGGCGCTGACCGAGCGCGCTCGCGCCGGCGTCCGCGTGCACGTGATGCTGGACTGGCTCGGCAGCGCACGGATCGACAAGGAGCTCCTCGACATGATGAGCGGCGCAGGTGTGGAGGTGGAGCGTTATCACCCGCTGCGGTGGTACAACCTGGGGCGGCTCAACAACCGCACCCATCGCAAGGTCATGCTCGTGGACGGCGCGGTCGGCTTCACCGGCGGCGTCGGCATTGCCGACCAGTGGACGGGGCATGCGCAGGACGCCGAGCACTGGCGCGACATCCACTTTCGGGTGCGTGGGCCGGTGGTAGCCCAGATGCAGGCGGCGTTCCTGGACAACTGGATCAAGAGCACCGGCCGCGTGCTGCACGGAATCGACTATTTCCCGCCGCTGCGCGAGGAAGGCACCCTCAAGGCCCATCTCTTCATGAGCTCGCCTGCCGGAGGCAGCGAAAGCATGCGCCTGATGTACCTGACCGCCATCACCGCGGCCCGGCGCAGCATCGACATCGCCTCGGCCTACTTCGTGCCGGATCAGCTCATGAGCGAGGAGCTTTTGCGTGCGCGCGAGCGCGGCGTGCGCATCCGCATCATCCTTCCCGACCGCCACATCGACGCGGTCACCGTCGGCATCGCCTCCAAGCGCGCATGGGGACCGCTGCTCGAGGGCGGCGTGGAGATCCACGAGTACGAGCCGACGATGTTCCACTGCAAGATGCTGATCTTCGACCGGCGCGTGGTCTCGGCCGGCTCCACCAACTTCGACATGCGCTCCTTCGAGCTCAACGACGAAGCCAGCCTCAACGTCTACGACTCCGTCTTCGCCGAGGAGATGACGGCGGTCTTCGAGCGCGACCTCGCTCGTACCCGCAAGTACACCTACCGCATGTGGAAGCAGCGGCCGCTGCGGCAGAAGCTCTCCGAGATCGTCATCGCTCCCATCCGCTCGCAGCTGTGA
- a CDS encoding endonuclease/exonuclease/phosphatase family protein produces MTARRFCRAGRAGALAAAAFFLTLPGATAGRAIDAGSGRAAICDHAQRPWLTEPDAGTGGAHSKEQTGAADAGVMVARVLGPRDAASALAPDVLETASRSAAVGAAPALRVVTYNIHSGLGEKHALRRAREEVEANLRVIARDIAGGSAEPADVVALNEVDFDSRRSAGIDQAAFMAAELERISGHAYGVVRGETWRRSFPGLDVRFGNALLTRLPIVSASACLLTDDGECEAAAAAAELPSLRIGGWRSLLSERRGVIKATVRAADRDVDVLVTHLDPFHAAARERQALHILRRFIDPARTTLLLGDLNAVSTSLTGKRRFFASDRTMDILTSDTLADVRVSYAAEHGLDSLNRWPTYPAAAPQWPLDAVLASVDLAARDIRVIGSTASDHRGLTANLTLIGGAGLAERRARHDRIRERQLERIVHCDLAGGDSSREWLVAMTGFRALLATAQAGRDASAVATLSGAAGAEPVAATSLPLYAGHVDRLIAARAADSAEHAIQPQSTRMPVRDPSAAGARRAPLL; encoded by the coding sequence GTGACCGCGCGACGGTTCTGTCGCGCCGGCCGCGCCGGCGCCCTGGCTGCCGCGGCATTCTTCCTGACTCTGCCGGGTGCAACCGCGGGCCGCGCCATCGACGCCGGTTCCGGCCGCGCCGCCATCTGCGACCACGCGCAGCGACCGTGGTTGACCGAGCCCGATGCGGGTACGGGCGGCGCACATTCCAAGGAGCAGACCGGTGCCGCCGACGCAGGCGTTATGGTGGCCCGGGTGCTCGGCCCCCGCGACGCGGCATCTGCTCTTGCGCCCGACGTACTGGAAACGGCCTCCCGATCTGCAGCCGTCGGCGCTGCCCCCGCGTTGCGTGTCGTCACCTACAACATCCACAGCGGCCTCGGCGAGAAGCACGCGCTGCGACGCGCGCGCGAGGAGGTCGAGGCCAACCTGCGGGTAATCGCGCGCGACATCGCCGGCGGATCGGCCGAGCCGGCCGACGTCGTCGCACTGAATGAGGTCGACTTCGACTCGCGCCGCAGCGCGGGCATCGATCAGGCCGCATTCATGGCCGCCGAGCTCGAGCGCATCAGCGGCCATGCCTACGGCGTCGTGCGCGGCGAGACATGGAGGCGCAGCTTCCCCGGCCTCGATGTCCGCTTCGGCAACGCTCTGCTGACCCGCCTGCCCATCGTCTCCGCCAGCGCCTGCCTTCTCACGGACGACGGCGAGTGCGAGGCCGCGGCGGCGGCCGCCGAGCTGCCGTCGCTGCGCATCGGCGGCTGGCGCAGCCTGCTCAGCGAGCGGCGCGGCGTGATCAAGGCGACCGTGCGTGCCGCCGATCGCGACGTCGACGTTCTGGTCACGCACCTGGACCCCTTCCACGCCGCGGCGCGCGAGCGGCAGGCCCTGCACATCCTGCGACGCTTCATCGATCCCGCCCGCACCACGCTGCTGCTCGGCGATCTGAACGCGGTCTCGACCTCGCTTACCGGCAAGCGCCGCTTCTTCGCGAGCGACCGCACGATGGACATCCTGACCAGCGACACGCTCGCCGACGTGCGCGTCAGCTACGCCGCCGAGCACGGCCTGGATTCGCTCAACCGCTGGCCGACCTATCCGGCCGCCGCGCCTCAGTGGCCGCTGGATGCCGTGCTGGCATCGGTCGATCTTGCCGCGCGCGACATCCGCGTCATCGGCAGCACCGCCTCCGACCATCGCGGCCTCACGGCCAACCTGACGTTGATCGGCGGTGCCGGCCTGGCCGAGCGCCGTGCCCGACATGACCGCATCCGCGAGCGGCAGCTCGAACGCATCGTGCACTGCGACCTTGCCGGCGGCGATTCCTCGCGGGAATGGCTGGTGGCCATGACGGGATTCCGCGCGCTGCTCGCGACGGCGCAGGCAGGGCGCGATGCCTCCGCGGTCGCCACGCTGTCTGGCGCTGCCGGGGCCGAACCTGTCGCTGCCACGAGCCTGCCGCTCTATGCTGGCCATGTGGACCGTTTGATCGCAGCACGCGCCGCCGATTCGGCAGAGCATGCCATACAGCCTCAGTCGACGCGCATGCCGGTGAGGGATCCGTCCGCTGCGGGTGCACGGAGAGCGCCCCTGCTGTGA
- a CDS encoding phosphatidylserine/phosphatidylglycerophosphate/cardiolipin synthase family protein: MLGLLVVAAGAALWASWPQRPEPAPPPLPPFQRGLSLRETFETLPGPGQEASLRLFTDNTEAWAERWRLLESAEHSIDVSYFILHEDIFGLSFLGHLLERARNGVSVRMLLDALGTKMSREIAGNGYLQELGAGKRVSLRTYRPLWRRWTEGLLTLRPSAIVASEHDKIMVIDGRRSLTGGRNIAVEYFSDPRKDDHAFKDVDVRIDSKPVAAALVRAFEHQFASEDAVSASGAESEASRSSELLRAYAAMDRWLHGKDPEAADDSADWLAQLREHTRLRGALLREPAPPLRAETRILDSHTRFNAPDDQITEGLWRLVQAATREIFVQTPYVVLSEQGVRALEDAAARGVAITLVTNSPVSSDNALSQAFFLEQWPELLARVPTLRLFVAGREHNLHAKAVTFDGEVALVGTYNLDPVSMAFNSEVMAAAWSQQVAGQVEATARAAIARGAPELFEYRIERDSAGRAVRGEDGRVAVRFGPRDHCTPEEWAALGAYWTVLKAAKDFVGFSPIL; this comes from the coding sequence ATGCTTGGCCTGCTCGTCGTCGCCGCAGGCGCCGCACTCTGGGCCTCCTGGCCGCAGCGTCCCGAGCCGGCACCGCCGCCGTTGCCGCCATTCCAGCGAGGCCTGAGCCTGCGAGAGACTTTCGAGACGCTGCCCGGTCCCGGTCAGGAGGCTTCGCTGCGGCTGTTCACCGACAACACCGAGGCGTGGGCCGAGCGCTGGCGATTGCTCGAGAGCGCCGAGCACAGCATCGACGTCAGCTACTTCATCCTGCACGAGGACATCTTCGGCCTGTCGTTCCTCGGGCATCTGCTCGAGCGCGCCCGCAACGGCGTTTCCGTGCGCATGCTCCTGGATGCGCTCGGCACCAAGATGTCGCGCGAGATCGCCGGCAACGGCTATCTCCAGGAGCTCGGCGCCGGCAAGCGCGTCAGCCTGCGCACCTACCGCCCGCTGTGGCGCCGCTGGACCGAAGGGCTGCTGACGCTGCGACCGAGCGCGATCGTGGCCAGCGAGCACGACAAGATCATGGTCATCGACGGCAGGCGCAGCCTGACGGGCGGCCGCAACATCGCCGTCGAGTACTTCTCCGACCCACGCAAGGACGATCATGCCTTCAAGGACGTCGACGTGCGCATCGACAGCAAGCCGGTGGCCGCCGCGCTCGTGCGCGCGTTCGAGCATCAGTTCGCCAGCGAGGATGCCGTCTCCGCCAGCGGCGCCGAGTCCGAGGCCTCGCGCAGCTCCGAGCTGCTGCGCGCCTACGCCGCCATGGACCGCTGGCTGCACGGCAAGGATCCGGAGGCGGCGGATGACAGCGCCGACTGGCTCGCGCAGCTTCGCGAGCACACGCGGCTGCGCGGCGCGCTGCTGCGCGAGCCCGCACCGCCGCTGCGCGCCGAGACGCGCATCCTGGACAGCCACACCCGCTTCAACGCCCCCGACGACCAGATCACCGAGGGCCTGTGGCGGCTGGTGCAGGCGGCCACGCGCGAGATCTTCGTGCAGACGCCGTACGTCGTGCTGTCCGAGCAGGGCGTGCGCGCGCTCGAAGATGCCGCGGCGCGCGGCGTCGCCATCACCCTCGTCACCAACAGCCCGGTTTCCAGCGACAATGCCCTGAGTCAGGCGTTCTTCCTCGAGCAGTGGCCCGAGCTGCTCGCGCGCGTGCCGACGCTGCGCCTGTTCGTGGCCGGGCGCGAGCACAACCTGCACGCCAAGGCCGTGACCTTCGACGGAGAGGTGGCGCTGGTCGGCACCTACAATCTCGATCCCGTCAGCATGGCCTTCAACAGCGAAGTGATGGCAGCTGCGTGGTCGCAGCAGGTCGCGGGTCAGGTCGAAGCCACTGCCCGCGCCGCAATCGCGCGCGGGGCGCCCGAGCTCTTCGAGTATCGGATCGAACGCGATTCGGCGGGCAGGGCCGTGCGGGGTGAGGATGGACGCGTGGCCGTCCGTTTCGGCCCGCGCGATCACTGCACGCCCGAGGAGTGGGCGGCGCTGGGCGCGTACTGGACCGTTCTGAAGGCGGCGAAGGACTTCGTGGGATTCTCGCCGATTCTGTAG